The Humulus lupulus chromosome 4, drHumLupu1.1, whole genome shotgun sequence genome has a window encoding:
- the LOC133832400 gene encoding uncharacterized protein LOC133832400: protein MKSIAIDSDGRLEVKFNSKGQPIGATSISLSSFLGALVREIVPITIKDLRKIPLEMKEVLWKSIQARYKVDKDWQKNYIFKSMADIWRASKSRLVTKITKTPNEEARLKLKPDNIKSMNEWKSFVKEKNSAEFKATSEKFRKIRTKQLPHTCSRKGYARLIDELMNHSETKTPPSRVDVWTKAHKKKNGEPINSEVAKAFDLVEEYKKDPAMSSTTSVNGDILTKVLGPEKNTYMRAFGRGVTRSKLQIVSERDDHLMKIEG, encoded by the exons ATGAAGTCTATTGCAATAGACAGTGATGGTCGTTTGGAAGTTAAGTTTAACTCaaagggacaaccaataggtgcaaCATCAATATCTTTGTCTTCATTTTTGGGTGCACTTGTTAGAGAAATTGTACCAATAACGATAAAAGATTTGAGGAAGATTCCTCTAGAAATGAAAGAGGTCTTATGGAAATCTATTCAG GCAAGATATAAGGTTGACAAAGATTGGCAAAAGAActatatattcaaaagtatggcAGATATTTGGAGAGCTTCAAAATCAAGGCTAGTTACTAAAATAACAAAGACACCAAATGAAGAAGCAAGATTGAAACTAAAGCCTGATAATATTAAATCCATGAATGAGTGGAAAAGTTTTGTTAAGGAAAAAAATAGTGCTGAGTTtaag GCTACAAGTGAGAAATTCAGAAAAATACGGACAAAGCAACTACCCCACACTTGTAGTCGCAAAGGTTATGCAAGATTGATTGATGAATTG atgaaccatagtgaaaccaaaacaccaccttctagagttgatgtttggaccaaagcacataagaagaaaaatggcgAACCAATAAATTCAGAAGTGGCTAAAGCTTTT gatttggttgaagaatataagaaagatcctgctatgtcttcaactacaagtgttaatggagacatcctcacaaaagtccttggtcctgaaaaaaatacatacatgagAGCTTTTGGAAGAGGAGTTACTCGGTCAAAGTTGCAAATTGTGTCAGAAAGAGATGACCATCTGATGAAGATAGAAGGTTAA